In Pseudomonas fluorescens, one genomic interval encodes:
- a CDS encoding DUF3999 domain-containing protein, which yields MSRMLSLGWLALGVVMAAGAQEKPADFATQVPLAVSGNGPWYRLDLPLSAQLQARQTDLSDLRVFNAAGEPQAYALARESAQTRDDGQLHEVKWFPLYNAADASERAPNVRVQSTTTGTLVEVQPSTQLEAGEEVLRGWLLDASAIKAPLQQLILDWTSERDGFQRFSIEASDDLQHWQAWGDGQVARLTFSDERIEQHEVTLPGQSARYLRLLWDAPTSAPILTSAQLKSSDPRNVPLPLVWSQALAGNSTKSGEYTWQLPMGLNVERVQVELKQPNSLAPVTLAGRRESSLPWQTLSNGLLYRLTQNGQDVVQNELQLYGQTVQQLKLSVDERGGGLGEQAPSLKYAVRATQVIFLARGDGPYSLALGNPTVKTANLPLSTLIPDFKPEKLAALGKASVQGEVVATQAAPATTAAVAETNWKKIGLWAVLLVSVVFLGAMAASLLRKPPTNS from the coding sequence TTGAGTCGCATGCTGAGTCTGGGGTGGTTGGCGTTGGGCGTGGTGATGGCTGCCGGCGCGCAGGAAAAACCGGCGGACTTCGCCACGCAGGTGCCGCTGGCGGTGAGTGGCAACGGCCCGTGGTATCGCCTCGACCTGCCACTGAGCGCGCAATTGCAGGCACGCCAAACCGATCTCAGTGATCTGCGCGTGTTCAACGCCGCCGGCGAACCGCAGGCCTACGCGCTGGCCCGGGAATCGGCGCAGACCCGCGACGACGGCCAGTTGCATGAGGTGAAGTGGTTCCCCTTGTACAACGCCGCCGATGCCAGCGAGCGTGCGCCGAACGTGCGCGTGCAATCGACCACCACCGGCACACTGGTGGAAGTGCAACCGTCGACGCAATTGGAGGCCGGTGAAGAAGTGCTGCGTGGCTGGTTGCTTGATGCCAGTGCGATCAAGGCGCCGCTGCAGCAGTTGATTCTCGACTGGACCAGCGAGCGTGACGGCTTCCAGCGCTTCAGCATCGAGGCCAGTGATGACTTGCAGCATTGGCAGGCGTGGGGTGATGGGCAGGTGGCGCGCCTGACCTTTTCCGACGAGCGCATCGAACAGCATGAGGTGACGCTGCCGGGGCAATCGGCGCGCTATCTGCGCCTGCTGTGGGATGCGCCAACCTCGGCGCCCATCCTCACGTCGGCGCAACTGAAAAGCAGCGATCCGCGTAACGTGCCGCTGCCGTTGGTCTGGTCGCAAGCGCTGGCGGGCAACAGCACCAAGTCCGGTGAGTACACCTGGCAGTTGCCGATGGGCCTGAATGTCGAGCGGGTGCAGGTCGAGCTGAAACAGCCGAACAGTCTGGCGCCGGTGACGCTCGCGGGCCGCCGCGAAAGCAGCCTGCCGTGGCAGACGTTGAGCAACGGTTTGCTGTATCGCCTGACCCAGAACGGTCAGGACGTGGTGCAAAACGAATTGCAGTTGTACGGGCAGACTGTGCAGCAGCTGAAACTGAGCGTGGATGAGCGTGGCGGCGGTCTGGGCGAGCAGGCACCAAGCCTGAAGTATGCGGTGCGGGCGACCCAGGTGATTTTCCTCGCACGGGGTGACGGGCCTTACAGCCTGGCGCTGGGCAATCCGACGGTGAAAACCGCGAACCTGCCGCTGAGCACGCTGATTCCGGATTTCAAACCGGAAAAACTCGCGGCGCTGGGCAAGGCCTCGGTGCAGGGTGAGGTGGTTGCCACTCAGGCTGCGCCGGCGACTACGGCGGCAGTAGCCGAGACCAACTGGAAGAAAATCGGCCTGTGGGCGGTGTTGCTGGTGAGTGTGGTGTTCCTCGGGGCGATGGCGGCGAGCCTGTTGCGCAAGCCGCCGACCAATTCCTGA
- a CDS encoding methyl-accepting chemotaxis protein: MYNSDQQASRTNSVAAAINQLGAAAQEIAQNAALASQHSSDARSLAVDGQQVVDKTIQAMQQLSAKISDSCGNIETLNSNTVNIGQILEVITSISQQTNLLALNAAIEAARAGEAGRGFAVVADEVRNLAHRTQDSAQQVQKMIEELQVGARQAVSIMTESQRESESSVGIANQAGERLGSVTQRIGEIDGMNQSVATATEEQTAVVESINVDINEINTLNQEGVENLQATLRACSDLEQQAARLKQLVGSFRI, encoded by the coding sequence ATGTACAACTCTGATCAGCAGGCCAGCCGCACCAACAGCGTGGCCGCGGCGATCAACCAGCTCGGCGCCGCCGCTCAGGAAATCGCCCAGAACGCCGCCCTCGCCTCGCAGCACTCCAGTGATGCGCGCAGTCTGGCGGTCGACGGTCAGCAGGTTGTTGATAAAACCATTCAGGCCATGCAGCAACTGTCGGCAAAAATCAGCGACTCCTGCGGCAACATCGAAACCCTCAACAGCAACACGGTGAACATCGGGCAGATTCTGGAAGTGATCACCAGCATCTCGCAGCAGACCAACCTGCTGGCGCTAAACGCTGCCATCGAAGCGGCCCGCGCCGGTGAGGCTGGCCGTGGTTTCGCCGTGGTCGCTGACGAGGTGCGCAACCTCGCCCACCGCACTCAGGATTCGGCGCAGCAAGTGCAGAAGATGATCGAAGAACTGCAAGTCGGCGCGCGTCAGGCCGTAAGCATCATGACCGAGAGCCAGCGCGAGAGCGAAAGCAGCGTCGGCATCGCCAACCAGGCCGGCGAACGCCTGGGCAGCGTGACCCAGCGCATCGGCGAGATCGACGGGATGAACCAGTCGGTGGCTACCGCGACTGAGGAGCAGACGGCTGTGGTCGAATCGATCAACGTCGACATCAACGAGATCAACACGCTGAACCAGGAAGGTGTGGAGAACCTGCAGGCAACCTTGCGTGCGTGCTCGGATCTGGAGCAGCAGGCGGCGCGATTGAAGCAACTGGTGGGTAGCTTCCGGATCTAA
- a CDS encoding HutD/Ves family protein, which translates to MNGLKVLRAEGYPRMPWKNGGGSTEEITRDAGAGLDGFGWRLSIADIAESGGFSTFAGYQRVITVLQGDGMTLCVDGDDTRPLLPLDPFAFSGESQVSCTLLGGAIRDFNLIYAPQRYSARLQWLEGEQRFFSSAATVLVFSVSELLQVQVADNTAQLGRHDCLQLDGNTGLVEVAVNAGCCVIELTAR; encoded by the coding sequence ATGAATGGTTTGAAGGTTTTACGCGCCGAGGGTTACCCGCGCATGCCGTGGAAAAACGGCGGCGGCAGCACCGAAGAGATTACCCGTGATGCGGGTGCCGGCCTCGATGGTTTCGGCTGGCGCCTGTCGATTGCCGACATTGCCGAGTCCGGTGGATTCTCGACTTTTGCTGGTTACCAGCGAGTGATTACGGTGCTGCAGGGCGATGGCATGACCCTGTGTGTCGACGGCGATGACACTCGCCCATTGTTACCGCTGGATCCGTTTGCGTTCAGCGGCGAAAGCCAGGTGTCCTGCACTTTGCTCGGTGGTGCGATCCGCGACTTCAACCTGATCTACGCGCCACAGCGTTACAGCGCGCGGTTGCAGTGGCTGGAAGGCGAGCAGCGGTTTTTCAGCTCGGCGGCGACGGTGCTGGTGTTCAGTGTCAGTGAGCTGCTGCAAGTGCAGGTTGCTGACAACACTGCGCAACTCGGCCGCCATGATTGCCTGCAACTGGACGGTAACACCGGGCTGGTTGAAGTGGCCGTCAATGCCGGGTGCTGCGTGATTGAGCTGACCGCGCGCTGA
- a CDS encoding class 1 fructose-bisphosphatase encodes MSRVTLSRYLIEQTRSNNTPADLRFLIEVVARACKEISHAVSKGALGGVLGSMGTENVQGEVQKKLDVLSNEILLEANEWGGHLAGMASEEMDNAYQIPGKYPKGAYLLVFDPLDGSSNIDINAPVGTIFSVLRCPNEYLSQNEPLNEKAFLQPGTQQVAAGYAIYGPQTMLVLTLGDGVKGFTLDREMGSFVLTHEDITIPETTQEFAINMSNQRHWEAPVQRYVSELLAGEEGPLKKNYNMRWVAAMVADVHRILTRGGLFMYPRDSREPSKPGKLRLMYEANPMSFLVEQAGGASTDGHQRILDIQPEGLHQRVAVFLGSKEEVARATAYHKE; translated from the coding sequence ATGTCCCGCGTTACCCTGAGTCGCTATTTGATTGAGCAGACCCGCAGCAATAACACTCCTGCCGATCTGCGCTTCCTGATCGAAGTGGTGGCGCGTGCTTGCAAAGAGATCAGCCACGCCGTGTCCAAAGGCGCCCTGGGTGGTGTTCTGGGCAGCATGGGCACTGAAAACGTCCAAGGCGAAGTGCAGAAGAAGCTCGACGTGCTGTCGAACGAGATCCTGCTCGAAGCCAACGAATGGGGCGGTCACCTGGCCGGCATGGCGTCCGAAGAAATGGACAATGCCTACCAGATCCCGGGCAAATACCCGAAAGGCGCCTACCTGCTGGTGTTCGACCCACTGGACGGCTCGTCGAACATCGACATCAACGCTCCGGTCGGCACCATCTTCTCGGTACTGCGTTGCCCGAACGAATACCTGAGCCAGAACGAGCCGCTGAACGAAAAAGCCTTCCTGCAGCCAGGCACCCAGCAGGTTGCCGCCGGTTACGCGATCTACGGCCCGCAGACCATGCTGGTGCTGACCCTGGGCGACGGCGTCAAAGGCTTCACCCTGGACCGCGAAATGGGCAGCTTCGTACTGACCCACGAAGACATCACCATTCCTGAAACCACCCAGGAATTCGCGATCAACATGTCCAACCAGCGCCACTGGGAAGCCCCGGTACAACGCTACGTCAGCGAACTGCTGGCCGGCGAAGAAGGTCCGCTGAAGAAGAACTACAACATGCGCTGGGTCGCGGCGATGGTGGCCGACGTGCACCGCATCCTGACCCGTGGTGGTCTGTTCATGTACCCACGCGACAGCCGTGAGCCATCCAAGCCCGGCAAACTGCGTCTGATGTACGAAGCCAACCCGATGTCGTTCCTGGTGGAACAGGCCGGCGGCGCGTCCACCGACGGTCACCAGCGCATCCTCGACATTCAGCCGGAAGGCCTGCACCAGCGCGTAGCGGTGTTCCTCGGCTCGAAAGAAGAAGTCGCCCGCGCCACGGCTTACCACAAGGAATAA
- a CDS encoding lipocalin family protein, giving the protein MKRLLFVLFAGLVLAGCATHGEDPLAPKTAHSVNLKRYQGTWYELARLPMYFQRNCAQSEAHYSLRPDGNVDVLNRCLTSDWQWEEAKGKAYPQVPGKTDKLWVEFDTWFSRLIPGVAKGEYWVLYVSDDYKTAIVGDPSRKYMWLLSRTPTVNGVVREELLSKARQQGYDTTRLIWRASDRQMAKTSN; this is encoded by the coding sequence ATGAAGCGGTTATTGTTCGTCCTTTTTGCCGGCCTGGTACTGGCCGGCTGCGCCACCCACGGTGAAGATCCGCTGGCGCCCAAGACGGCTCACAGTGTCAATCTCAAGCGTTATCAGGGCACCTGGTATGAACTGGCGCGCCTGCCGATGTACTTCCAGCGCAACTGCGCGCAGTCCGAAGCCCATTACTCGCTCAGACCGGACGGCAATGTCGATGTGCTCAATCGCTGCCTGACCTCCGACTGGCAGTGGGAAGAAGCCAAAGGCAAGGCTTATCCACAGGTACCGGGCAAGACTGACAAATTGTGGGTCGAGTTCGATACCTGGTTCTCGCGCTTGATTCCGGGTGTGGCGAAAGGCGAATACTGGGTGTTGTACGTCAGCGACGACTACAAGACCGCCATCGTCGGCGACCCGAGTCGCAAGTACATGTGGTTGCTGTCGCGCACGCCAACGGTCAATGGCGTAGTGCGTGAGGAGTTGCTGAGCAAGGCGCGGCAGCAGGGTTACGACACTACGCGACTGATCTGGCGGGCGTCGGATCGGCAGATGGCGAAGACTTCGAACTAA
- a CDS encoding formimidoylglutamate deiminase, which produces MSAFFAERALLPNGWANNVRLEVSADGVLTRIQADSTADGAERLSGPLLSGMPNLHSHAFQRAMAGLAEVAGNPNDSFWTWRDLMYRLVGKISPEQLGVIARQLYIEMLKAGYTSVAEFHYVHHDNNGQPYADPAELALRISQAASESGIGLTLLPVLYSHSGFGGQTPNDGQRRFINSTENYLNLQSRLQPLLAQQKAQSLGLCFHSLRAVTPQQISEVLAASDKQCPVHIHIAEQQKEVDDCLSWSGRRPLQWLYENTEVDQRWCLVHATHANPEEVTLMAKSRAIAGLCLTTEANLGDGIFQAVDFLAQGGRMGIGSDSHVSLSVVEELRWLEYGQRLRDQRRNRLYGADQPMVGRTLYDAALDGGAQALGQPIGALQVGKRADWIVLDGNDPYLATASGDGILNRWLFAGGDRQVRDVLVNGQWVVRDGRHAGEEESARAFTQVLRELLS; this is translated from the coding sequence ATGTCCGCTTTCTTTGCCGAACGCGCGCTGCTGCCTAACGGATGGGCCAACAATGTACGTCTTGAGGTCAGCGCCGATGGCGTGCTGACCCGGATTCAGGCCGATTCCACTGCAGACGGCGCCGAACGGCTGAGCGGTCCGCTGCTGTCGGGCATGCCCAATCTGCACTCCCACGCCTTCCAGCGCGCGATGGCCGGGCTGGCGGAAGTGGCCGGTAATCCCAACGACAGTTTCTGGACCTGGCGTGACCTGATGTATCGCCTCGTCGGAAAAATCAGCCCGGAGCAGCTCGGCGTGATCGCCCGTCAGCTGTACATCGAAATGCTCAAGGCCGGTTACACCTCGGTTGCTGAATTCCACTACGTGCACCACGACAACAACGGTCAGCCGTATGCCGATCCGGCCGAACTGGCACTGCGCATCAGTCAGGCAGCGAGCGAAAGCGGCATCGGTCTGACCCTGCTGCCGGTGCTTTACAGCCATTCCGGATTCGGCGGCCAAACGCCCAATGATGGGCAGCGCCGCTTCATCAACAGCACCGAAAATTACCTGAATCTGCAATCGCGCTTGCAGCCATTACTGGCTCAGCAAAAAGCGCAGTCGCTGGGTCTGTGCTTCCACTCGTTGCGCGCGGTTACCCCGCAGCAGATCAGCGAAGTGCTGGCCGCCAGCGACAAGCAGTGCCCGGTGCACATTCACATCGCCGAACAGCAGAAGGAAGTCGATGACTGCCTGAGCTGGAGCGGTCGTCGTCCGCTGCAATGGCTCTACGAAAACACCGAGGTCGATCAGCGCTGGTGCCTGGTTCACGCGACCCACGCCAACCCGGAAGAAGTCACGCTGATGGCCAAGAGTCGCGCCATCGCCGGCCTGTGCCTGACCACCGAAGCGAATCTGGGCGACGGGATTTTCCAGGCGGTGGATTTCCTCGCTCAGGGCGGACGCATGGGCATCGGTTCCGACAGCCATGTGTCGCTCAGCGTGGTCGAGGAATTGCGCTGGCTGGAATACGGCCAGCGTCTGCGCGATCAGCGGCGTAACCGGTTGTATGGCGCGGATCAGCCGATGGTTGGGCGCACGCTGTATGACGCGGCGCTGGACGGCGGCGCCCAGGCTTTGGGACAGCCGATTGGTGCGCTGCAAGTCGGCAAACGTGCGGACTGGATCGTGCTCGATGGCAATGATCCGTATCTGGCCACCGCCAGTGGTGACGGGATTTTGAATCGCTGGCTGTTCGCTGGCGGAGATCGCCAGGTGCGCGATGTGCTGGTCAATGGTCAGTGGGTGGTGCGCGATGGACGGCACGCGGGCGAAGAGGAAAGCGCACGTGCCTTCACCCAGGTTCTGCGCGAATTGCTGAGCTGA
- the hutC gene encoding histidine utilization repressor gives MITQQIDSGNWPPHYRVPSESELVSQLGFSRMTINRALREMTADGLLVRMQGVGTFVAEPKSQSALFEVHNIADEIASRGHRHTCQVITLEEEAAGSERALALDMREGQKVFHSLIVHYENDIPVQIEDRFVNALVAPEYLKQDFTLQTPYAYLNQVAPLTEGEHVVEAILAEPSECKLLQIEKGEPCLLIRRRTWSGRQPVTAARLIHPGSRHRLEGRFHK, from the coding sequence ATGATCACCCAGCAGATCGACAGCGGTAACTGGCCACCGCACTACCGCGTGCCATCGGAAAGCGAACTGGTCAGCCAGCTCGGTTTCAGCCGCATGACCATCAACCGCGCGCTGCGCGAAATGACCGCCGACGGCCTGTTGGTGCGCATGCAAGGTGTCGGTACGTTTGTCGCCGAACCGAAGAGCCAGTCTGCGTTGTTCGAAGTGCACAACATCGCTGATGAAATTGCCTCCCGTGGCCATCGCCACACCTGTCAGGTGATCACCCTCGAAGAAGAGGCCGCCGGCTCCGAGCGCGCGCTGGCGCTGGACATGCGCGAAGGGCAGAAGGTCTTCCACTCGCTGATCGTGCATTACGAAAACGACATTCCTGTGCAAATCGAAGACCGCTTCGTCAACGCGCTGGTCGCCCCGGAATACCTCAAGCAGGACTTCACCTTGCAGACGCCTTACGCCTATCTCAATCAGGTCGCGCCACTGACCGAAGGCGAGCACGTCGTCGAGGCGATCCTCGCCGAGCCGTCCGAGTGCAAGTTGCTGCAGATCGAAAAAGGCGAGCCTTGCCTGCTGATCCGTCGCCGCACGTGGTCGGGGCGTCAACCGGTGACCGCCGCGCGTTTGATTCACCCAGGTTCCCGTCATCGTCTGGAAGGACGCTTTCATAAATGA
- a CDS encoding DUF2339 domain-containing protein, which yields MQWMFMLIGLLLGWLLDESFSAALLGALLGLAIGQTLRIARLGSLATDQQRQLEQAKVALQAVEQRLFLLEGASVRTTPPSVAPMPDAIVEPIIVAEQSSSPTPDLVWELPPELEPISAVASETSQPLPADVWRLDAVTDEPTAPAQPAEPRGPNLIERGISAARNWLFGGNTVLRVGVVLLFFGLAFLLRYATEGMVVPIELRYAGVAAAALALLALGWWLRTRNSSYALILQGTGIAVLYLTVFAAMRLHPLLDPSAALGLLVAVTVFSAILAITQDALGLAAAAALGGFAAPILTSTGAGNHVALFSYFALLNAGILAIAWFKAWRLLNLIGFVGTFGIGFAWGLRSYAPELLWSTEPFLILFFLMYLGIGLLFARRKLLDMPDAPADGDREALLHWSARKGDYVDGTMLFGPSIVGFGLQFALVQHLEFAAAFSALALGVIYMGLARVLMGGRALLLGETCLALGVIFASLAIPLGLDARWTSAAWAVEGAGIFWLGLRQHRPFARAFALLLQLGSALAFLSQLRVGESSLLDGAPLGALMLGIALLFSFHQLRKATAEQASPWERQGLPVLAALGLTFLYLLAPLFFFVQLTAISWALAGLVTLFVGLRLQSRTFLFTAFAVQLLGGALFLLRLQGAGEDSAAVFSAGWSGLLSASVIGVALIGGMLLAARDEMVRGDVRLLRGLSVVLLAGLVVINLAVLFVLPWQTASAVWAASGLLIIWLSLYLKQRVSFVFGLLLQLIGGAAFLLAGPELLGPLSSEGLRPLAHGGFWTPLVLGLAALVGAWRLQLGNHASAFDALSLQRLSEVLLVWSAGWWALAWVSEVLRFAPLNLQATLLLLIAALSVALWTLLALRLKWPALGLLCTLLIPAAGLVLLAAWHARYHPAANFGWLAWVLVFAVHFFSLRRLAPMLPARALSTAHVLGCWLLIGVLALELRYGLLLLSEQYNAWRWLGWAILPSLYLLLAAAPRSWPWPMAAFPREYRLYAAAPLAVLLLAWFWLANGVSDGNAEPLPYVPLINPLELGLLFALFGVYVWSRHAVTQFALRKDYAEYATQLVAGVSLFAFCTALVTRAAHHWAGIPFELDLLLESMLVQAGLSIVWTLMALGLMIGGHLRHRREVWLIGAALIALVVAKLIFVELSNRRGLARIVSFIGVGVLLLVVGYFAPLPPKRVEAEPVADKPVPDTEGVSS from the coding sequence ATGCAATGGATGTTCATGTTGATCGGGCTGCTGCTCGGCTGGCTGCTCGATGAGTCGTTCAGTGCCGCGCTGCTTGGTGCACTGCTCGGGCTGGCGATCGGGCAAACGCTCCGGATCGCCCGGCTTGGCTCGCTGGCCACCGACCAACAGCGTCAACTGGAACAGGCCAAGGTCGCCCTGCAAGCCGTCGAGCAGCGTCTGTTTCTGCTTGAAGGTGCCAGCGTGCGCACCACACCGCCGAGCGTGGCGCCGATGCCGGACGCCATCGTTGAGCCGATCATCGTCGCCGAACAATCATCCTCCCCCACGCCGGATCTGGTCTGGGAACTGCCGCCCGAACTAGAACCGATCTCTGCCGTTGCCAGCGAAACCAGCCAGCCGCTGCCGGCGGATGTCTGGCGCCTGGATGCTGTTACCGACGAGCCAACAGCGCCGGCACAGCCTGCCGAACCTCGTGGCCCGAACCTGATCGAGCGTGGCATCAGCGCTGCGCGTAACTGGCTGTTCGGTGGCAACACCGTGCTGCGGGTTGGCGTGGTGCTGCTGTTTTTCGGTCTGGCGTTCCTGCTGCGCTACGCCACCGAGGGCATGGTGGTGCCAATCGAATTGCGTTATGCCGGTGTTGCGGCAGCGGCGTTGGCCTTGCTGGCACTGGGCTGGTGGCTGCGTACGCGCAACAGCAGTTATGCGCTGATTCTGCAGGGCACCGGGATCGCGGTGCTGTACCTGACGGTGTTCGCGGCGATGCGTCTGCATCCGTTGCTTGATCCATCTGCCGCGCTGGGGTTGCTGGTGGCGGTCACGGTGTTCTCGGCGATTCTCGCCATCACTCAGGATGCGCTGGGCCTGGCGGCGGCCGCTGCGCTCGGCGGTTTCGCCGCGCCGATCCTGACCTCGACCGGGGCTGGCAACCATGTTGCGCTGTTCAGCTATTTCGCATTGCTCAATGCCGGCATTCTCGCCATTGCCTGGTTCAAGGCCTGGCGCCTGCTTAACCTGATCGGGTTCGTCGGCACGTTCGGTATCGGCTTCGCCTGGGGCCTGCGCTCCTATGCGCCCGAGCTGCTGTGGAGCACCGAGCCGTTCCTGATTCTGTTCTTCCTGATGTACCTGGGCATTGGCCTGTTGTTCGCCCGACGCAAGTTGCTCGACATGCCCGATGCGCCGGCGGACGGCGATCGCGAGGCGCTGCTGCACTGGTCGGCGCGCAAGGGCGACTACGTCGACGGCACGATGCTGTTCGGCCCGTCGATCGTGGGCTTCGGCTTGCAGTTTGCGCTGGTGCAGCACCTGGAGTTCGCCGCCGCGTTCAGCGCACTCGCACTGGGCGTGATCTACATGGGCCTGGCCCGGGTGTTGATGGGCGGCCGCGCCTTGTTGCTGGGTGAAACCTGTCTGGCGCTGGGGGTGATTTTCGCCAGTCTGGCGATCCCGCTGGGCCTCGATGCGCGCTGGACTTCGGCGGCGTGGGCAGTGGAGGGCGCGGGGATTTTCTGGCTCGGCCTGCGTCAGCATCGGCCGTTCGCCCGAGCGTTTGCCCTGCTGCTGCAACTGGGGTCGGCGCTGGCCTTTCTCAGTCAGTTGCGGGTTGGCGAAAGCAGCCTGCTCGACGGCGCACCGTTGGGCGCATTGATGCTCGGCATTGCGTTGCTGTTCAGTTTCCATCAATTGCGCAAAGCCACGGCGGAACAGGCTTCGCCATGGGAGCGCCAGGGTTTGCCGGTGCTGGCGGCGCTGGGCCTGACGTTCCTGTATTTGCTGGCGCCGTTGTTTTTCTTTGTTCAGCTGACAGCGATCAGTTGGGCCTTGGCCGGACTGGTAACCCTGTTTGTCGGCCTGCGACTGCAATCGCGCACGTTCCTGTTCACCGCGTTCGCCGTGCAGTTGCTCGGTGGTGCGTTGTTCCTGTTGCGCCTGCAAGGTGCAGGTGAGGATTCGGCGGCCGTGTTCAGCGCCGGGTGGAGCGGTTTGCTCAGCGCATCGGTGATCGGTGTGGCGTTGATCGGCGGGATGCTGCTGGCGGCGCGCGACGAGATGGTGCGCGGCGATGTGCGGCTGCTGCGCGGGTTGTCGGTGGTGTTGCTGGCGGGGTTGGTGGTGATCAATCTGGCGGTGCTGTTCGTGCTGCCGTGGCAAACCGCGAGTGCGGTGTGGGCGGCGAGCGGTCTGTTGATCATCTGGCTGAGCCTCTACCTCAAACAGCGCGTGAGTTTTGTCTTTGGGCTGTTGTTGCAGTTGATCGGTGGCGCGGCGTTCTTGTTGGCCGGCCCCGAGTTGCTCGGGCCGCTGTCCAGCGAAGGACTGCGGCCGTTGGCCCATGGCGGTTTCTGGACGCCGCTGGTATTGGGGCTGGCCGCGCTGGTCGGTGCCTGGCGTCTGCAACTGGGCAATCATGCCTCGGCCTTCGATGCGCTGAGTTTGCAACGCCTGTCCGAAGTGCTGCTGGTGTGGAGCGCCGGTTGGTGGGCGTTGGCGTGGGTCAGTGAGGTGCTGCGTTTTGCGCCGCTGAATCTGCAGGCGACGCTGTTGCTGCTGATTGCCGCGCTGAGTGTGGCGCTGTGGACATTGTTGGCGCTGCGCCTGAAATGGCCGGCGCTGGGCCTGCTCTGCACCTTGCTGATCCCGGCGGCGGGGCTGGTGTTGCTGGCGGCGTGGCATGCGCGTTATCACCCAGCGGCGAATTTCGGTTGGCTGGCGTGGGTATTGGTGTTCGCCGTGCATTTCTTCAGCCTGCGGCGTCTGGCGCCGATGCTACCGGCACGCGCCTTGAGCACGGCGCACGTGCTGGGTTGCTGGCTGCTGATCGGCGTACTGGCGCTGGAGCTGCGCTACGGTCTGCTGCTGTTGTCCGAGCAATACAACGCGTGGCGCTGGCTGGGCTGGGCGATCCTGCCGAGCCTGTATCTGCTGTTGGCGGCGGCTCCGCGCAGCTGGCCATGGCCGATGGCGGCATTCCCGCGGGAATATCGTTTGTACGCCGCCGCGCCGCTGGCAGTGCTGTTGCTGGCGTGGTTCTGGCTGGCCAACGGCGTCAGCGACGGTAACGCCGAACCGCTGCCGTACGTGCCGCTGATCAACCCGTTGGAATTGGGCCTGCTGTTCGCCTTGTTCGGGGTGTACGTGTGGTCGCGTCATGCGGTGACGCAGTTTGCCCTGCGCAAGGATTACGCCGAGTACGCCACGCAACTGGTCGCCGGGGTCTCCCTATTCGCCTTCTGTACCGCGTTGGTGACCCGCGCCGCGCACCATTGGGCGGGCATTCCGTTCGAGCTGGATCTGCTGCTCGAATCGATGCTGGTGCAGGCCGGGTTGTCCATCGTCTGGACCTTGATGGCGTTGGGGCTGATGATCGGCGGACACCTGCGTCACCGGCGCGAAGTGTGGCTGATCGGCGCGGCGTTGATTGCGCTGGTGGTGGCCAAACTGATTTTTGTCGAATTGAGCAACCGTCGCGGACTGGCCCGGATCGTCTCGTTTATCGGCGTCGGCGTGTTGCTGCTGGTGGTGGGCTATTTCGCACCGCTGCCACCGAAACGTGTCGAAGCCGAACCGGTGGCGGACAAACCCGTGCCGGATACCGAAGGAGTTTCATCTTGA
- a CDS encoding DUF924 family protein, translating into MTAPWQPLLDWWFGHVESPDEIAADKGKLWFGKKDSQDLEARERFGVFVDQALAGELTEWTQRPEGWLALVLLLDQLPRMIFRDTPKAFSGDLRAQKLVAQGIAADFDRQLKPIQRVFIYLVFEHCENLAMQNEAVSRFIDLLAEQPESERAVFADNLDYAERHRKVIARFGRFPHRNAVLGRESTAEELAFLKEPGSRF; encoded by the coding sequence ATGACCGCGCCCTGGCAGCCGTTGCTCGATTGGTGGTTCGGACATGTCGAATCACCGGACGAGATTGCGGCTGACAAGGGCAAGTTGTGGTTCGGCAAGAAAGACAGTCAAGACCTCGAAGCGCGTGAGCGTTTCGGGGTCTTTGTCGATCAGGCCCTCGCTGGCGAATTGACCGAATGGACGCAACGTCCCGAAGGTTGGCTGGCGCTGGTGCTTCTGCTTGATCAACTGCCGCGCATGATCTTTCGCGACACGCCCAAAGCATTCTCGGGTGATCTGCGTGCGCAGAAACTTGTCGCGCAGGGCATTGCAGCGGACTTCGACCGGCAACTGAAGCCGATTCAGCGGGTATTCATTTATCTGGTGTTCGAACACTGCGAAAACCTCGCGATGCAGAACGAAGCCGTTTCGCGTTTTATCGATCTGCTGGCTGAGCAGCCGGAAAGCGAACGGGCGGTGTTTGCCGACAATCTGGACTATGCCGAGCGGCATCGGAAAGTGATTGCGCGGTTTGGAAGGTTTCCGCATCGCAATGCGGTGTTGGGACGGGAGTCTACGGCGGAGGAGTTGGCGTTTTTGAAAGAGCCAGGTTCGCGTTTTTAG